One genomic segment of Sminthopsis crassicaudata isolate SCR6 chromosome 2, ASM4859323v1, whole genome shotgun sequence includes these proteins:
- the SPMIP8 gene encoding sperm microtubule inner protein 8 isoform X4 has protein sequence MARITDKVPWRDNSVAGCISPAIIFPKPPKRNMLSGVKQQLYHPYLPTLRQMDMDTVLGKLPEEHCQTSTFCTKDDFNNAHFSLLGVPNKNLNGLEFTGTGQMLKKRFQRGKMTPLAPCINQIDWPCHSRAIEDWTHFVSNSGEFKLPFVDKKAEDFDSYAVRYLKPDITQCWRYCFNQNPSFYESGQQPMPNDTT, from the exons ATGGCACGGATCACTGACAAGGTTCCTTGGAGAGATAACTCCGTAGCAGGTTGCATATCCCCAGCCATCATCTTCCCCAAACCTCCAAAGAGGAACATGCTCTCGGGGGTGAAACAGCAGCTCTACCACCCCTACCTGCCCACCCTGCGGCAAATGGATATGGACACAGTCTTGGGGAAACTCCCCGAGGAGCACTGCCAGACATCCACCTTCTGTACCAAAG ATGACTTTAACAACGCACACTTCAGCTTGCTGGGTGTCCCCAACAAAAACCTGAATGGATTG GAATTCACTGGGACAGGACAGATGCTTAAAAAGAGATTCCAAAGGGGGAAGATGACCCCACTAGCACCCTGCATCAACCAAATCGACTGGCCCTGCCACAGCCGGGCCATTGAAGACTGGACCCACTTTGTCTCTAACTCAGGAGAGTTCAAGCTTCCTTTTGTGGATAAAAAGG cTGAGGATTTTGATAGCTACGCCGTGAGGTACCTGAAGCCGGATATCACTCAGTGTTGGCGG TACTGTTTTAACCAAAACCCCAGTTTTTATGAGTCTGGACAGCAACCCATGCCTAATGATACCACGTAA
- the SPMIP8 gene encoding sperm microtubule inner protein 8 isoform X2: MARITDKVPWRDNSVAGCISPAIIFPKPPKRNMLSGVKQQLYHPYLPTLRQMDMDTVLGKLPEEHCQTSTFCTKDDFNNAHFSLLGVPNKNLNGLEFTGTGQMLKKRFQRGKMTPLAPCINQIDWPCHSRAIEDWTHFVSNSGEFKLPFVDKKAEDFDSYAVRYLKPDITQCWRYCFNQNPSFYESGQQPMPNDTTNSYRSFRSPYRQANQLTPWH, encoded by the exons ATGGCACGGATCACTGACAAGGTTCCTTGGAGAGATAACTCCGTAGCAGGTTGCATATCCCCAGCCATCATCTTCCCCAAACCTCCAAAGAGGAACATGCTCTCGGGGGTGAAACAGCAGCTCTACCACCCCTACCTGCCCACCCTGCGGCAAATGGATATGGACACAGTCTTGGGGAAACTCCCCGAGGAGCACTGCCAGACATCCACCTTCTGTACCAAAG ATGACTTTAACAACGCACACTTCAGCTTGCTGGGTGTCCCCAACAAAAACCTGAATGGATTG GAATTCACTGGGACAGGACAGATGCTTAAAAAGAGATTCCAAAGGGGGAAGATGACCCCACTAGCACCCTGCATCAACCAAATCGACTGGCCCTGCCACAGCCGGGCCATTGAAGACTGGACCCACTTTGTCTCTAACTCAGGAGAGTTCAAGCTTCCTTTTGTGGATAAAAAGG cTGAGGATTTTGATAGCTACGCCGTGAGGTACCTGAAGCCGGATATCACTCAGTGTTGGCGG TACTGTTTTAACCAAAACCCCAGTTTTTATGAGTCTGGACAGCAACCCATGCCTAATGATACCAC GAACAGCTATCGAAGCTTTAGATCTCCCTACAG ACAAGCCAACCAGCTGACACCTTGGCATTAG
- the SPMIP8 gene encoding sperm microtubule inner protein 8 isoform X3, translating into MLYYNYIFKDFPAMARITDKVPWRDNSVAGCISPAIIFPKPPKRNMLSGVKQQLYHPYLPTLRQMDMDTVLGKLPEEHCQTSTFCTKDDFNNAHFSLLGVPNKNLNGLEFTGTGQMLKKRFQRGKMTPLAPCINQIDWPCHSRAIEDWTHFVSNSGEFKLPFVDKKAEDFDSYAVRYLKPDITQCWRYCFNQNPSFYESGQQPMPNDTT; encoded by the exons atgctctattataattacattttcaaag ATTTCCCAGCCATGGCACGGATCACTGACAAGGTTCCTTGGAGAGATAACTCCGTAGCAGGTTGCATATCCCCAGCCATCATCTTCCCCAAACCTCCAAAGAGGAACATGCTCTCGGGGGTGAAACAGCAGCTCTACCACCCCTACCTGCCCACCCTGCGGCAAATGGATATGGACACAGTCTTGGGGAAACTCCCCGAGGAGCACTGCCAGACATCCACCTTCTGTACCAAAG ATGACTTTAACAACGCACACTTCAGCTTGCTGGGTGTCCCCAACAAAAACCTGAATGGATTG GAATTCACTGGGACAGGACAGATGCTTAAAAAGAGATTCCAAAGGGGGAAGATGACCCCACTAGCACCCTGCATCAACCAAATCGACTGGCCCTGCCACAGCCGGGCCATTGAAGACTGGACCCACTTTGTCTCTAACTCAGGAGAGTTCAAGCTTCCTTTTGTGGATAAAAAGG cTGAGGATTTTGATAGCTACGCCGTGAGGTACCTGAAGCCGGATATCACTCAGTGTTGGCGG TACTGTTTTAACCAAAACCCCAGTTTTTATGAGTCTGGACAGCAACCCATGCCTAATGATACCACGTAA
- the SPMIP8 gene encoding sperm microtubule inner protein 8 isoform X1, with protein sequence MLYYNYIFKDFPAMARITDKVPWRDNSVAGCISPAIIFPKPPKRNMLSGVKQQLYHPYLPTLRQMDMDTVLGKLPEEHCQTSTFCTKDDFNNAHFSLLGVPNKNLNGLEFTGTGQMLKKRFQRGKMTPLAPCINQIDWPCHSRAIEDWTHFVSNSGEFKLPFVDKKAEDFDSYAVRYLKPDITQCWRYCFNQNPSFYESGQQPMPNDTTNSYRSFRSPYRQANQLTPWH encoded by the exons atgctctattataattacattttcaaag ATTTCCCAGCCATGGCACGGATCACTGACAAGGTTCCTTGGAGAGATAACTCCGTAGCAGGTTGCATATCCCCAGCCATCATCTTCCCCAAACCTCCAAAGAGGAACATGCTCTCGGGGGTGAAACAGCAGCTCTACCACCCCTACCTGCCCACCCTGCGGCAAATGGATATGGACACAGTCTTGGGGAAACTCCCCGAGGAGCACTGCCAGACATCCACCTTCTGTACCAAAG ATGACTTTAACAACGCACACTTCAGCTTGCTGGGTGTCCCCAACAAAAACCTGAATGGATTG GAATTCACTGGGACAGGACAGATGCTTAAAAAGAGATTCCAAAGGGGGAAGATGACCCCACTAGCACCCTGCATCAACCAAATCGACTGGCCCTGCCACAGCCGGGCCATTGAAGACTGGACCCACTTTGTCTCTAACTCAGGAGAGTTCAAGCTTCCTTTTGTGGATAAAAAGG cTGAGGATTTTGATAGCTACGCCGTGAGGTACCTGAAGCCGGATATCACTCAGTGTTGGCGG TACTGTTTTAACCAAAACCCCAGTTTTTATGAGTCTGGACAGCAACCCATGCCTAATGATACCAC GAACAGCTATCGAAGCTTTAGATCTCCCTACAG ACAAGCCAACCAGCTGACACCTTGGCATTAG